ATCTTCGTTTATTCAGATTCGAACGATAGGTCCGATTGGTTCTGGCTTACTTTCCATCCAAGGCACTAGCTTTAACTTCTTAGGTCCAATTATTGGTGCTGGCTTATCTCTAAAAGCTGGTGGTGCTGATATTCCAACCATGATGGCATCGATTTTCGGTACTATTTTGGTTGCCTCTCTTGCTGAGATTCTACTTTCACGCGTATTGGAATTCGCACAACGCATTATCACCCCACTGGTCTCTGGTATCGTGGTAACGCTGATTGGTCTGACTCTAATTCAAGTTGGTCTGGTGTCTATGGGGGGCGGTTATTCAGCAATGAGTAATCACACATTTGGTAGCCTAGATAACCTAGCTTTGGCAGGTACCGTGTTGGCGTTAATTGTGATTTTAAACCGTTCACGTAACCCTTATGTTCGCGTCTCTTCAATCGTTATTGCAATGCTAGCAGGTTATGTATTGGCTTACTTCTTAGGGATGGTTAGTACAGATCTTCCAAACACCGAATCTTGGCTTGCTGTACCAATTCCAATGCAATTTGGTCTGCAGTTTGATTGGTCGTTGTTTATTCCGCTCGTGCTGATTTTCTTAATTACAGCACTTGAAGCGATTGGTGACATTACCGCAACGTCTGAAGTATCAGGCGAACCGGTAAAAGGCCCTATCTATATGAAACGTCTGAAAGGTGGTGTGTTAGCGGACGGTGTTAACTCAGCTTTAGCAGCATTCTTTAACAGCTTTCCAAACTCAACCTTCAGCCAAAATAACGGCATTATTATGCTAACTGGCGTAGCAAGCCGTTACGTAGGTTACTTTATTGCTGGGATGCTTGTTTTACTCGGATTATTCCCTGGCGTGGCAAGCTTTGTGCAGATGATACCAGAGCCTGTACTTGGTGGAGCAACCATCGTGATGTTTGGTACGATTGCCGCTGCGGG
This genomic window from Vibrio tritonius contains:
- a CDS encoding uracil-xanthine permease family protein; translation: MTTKSTARKSDLVYQLNDRPPLPQTIFAAIQHLLAMFVAVITPSLIICQTLGVPADQTNTIISMSLFASGVSSFIQIRTIGPIGSGLLSIQGTSFNFLGPIIGAGLSLKAGGADIPTMMASIFGTILVASLAEILLSRVLEFAQRIITPLVSGIVVTLIGLTLIQVGLVSMGGGYSAMSNHTFGSLDNLALAGTVLALIVILNRSRNPYVRVSSIVIAMLAGYVLAYFLGMVSTDLPNTESWLAVPIPMQFGLQFDWSLFIPLVLIFLITALEAIGDITATSEVSGEPVKGPIYMKRLKGGVLADGVNSALAAFFNSFPNSTFSQNNGIIMLTGVASRYVGYFIAGMLVLLGLFPGVASFVQMIPEPVLGGATIVMFGTIAAAGVRIISRVELDRRAILIMALSFSMGLGVAQKPEILQFMPEFIKNIFSTGIAAGGITAIVLNLILPLHMEDDEEQKA